The following are encoded in a window of Nitrospirota bacterium genomic DNA:
- a CDS encoding O-antigen ligase family protein — MILIILTEKNEVSAFKAVFARYTYIAIPLSVLFVKYFPDIGRYYNPWTWTPEYCGITTNKNELGYVIAICGVFFVWDLIEMRTAGSGLTSKAEWFRNAVLLLMIAWLIAETNSSTALVTIILGVGIILYMRRPIAKRQINNLGTYTLVTVFLVLFLYSVPGLLDALVKMVGRDMTLTGRTDLWADLLREPINPLIGTGYKSFWLGPGAQRMWMKYYFHPNQAHNGYLEMYLNSGLIGVSLLIAMIISTGSKLKKELLSGNSFGIIRFSFLVVAVLYNWTEAMFTGPNLLWIILLIAALNYPRPPITINRATAI; from the coding sequence ATGATATTAATTATTCTAACAGAAAAGAATGAAGTCAGTGCATTCAAAGCTGTATTCGCCCGTTACACCTACATAGCAATACCGCTTTCTGTTCTATTTGTAAAGTATTTTCCAGATATCGGCAGATACTATAATCCTTGGACGTGGACACCTGAGTACTGTGGAATCACAACGAATAAAAATGAACTTGGATACGTTATTGCTATTTGTGGTGTGTTCTTTGTCTGGGATTTAATTGAAATGCGAACTGCTGGCAGCGGATTAACCAGTAAAGCGGAATGGTTTCGCAACGCTGTGCTGCTGTTGATGATTGCCTGGTTGATTGCTGAAACGAACAGCTCGACTGCACTTGTAACTATAATTCTTGGGGTTGGCATAATTCTTTATATGCGTCGCCCCATTGCCAAAAGACAGATTAATAATCTCGGAACGTACACTTTAGTAACAGTTTTTCTGGTCCTCTTCCTATACTCCGTTCCGGGTCTCCTTGACGCATTAGTAAAAATGGTTGGAAGGGACATGACCCTGACAGGACGTACCGATCTATGGGCTGACTTGCTGAGGGAGCCAATCAATCCCCTTATCGGAACAGGTTACAAGAGCTTCTGGCTGGGGCCTGGCGCTCAACGTATGTGGATGAAGTATTATTTCCATCCTAATCAAGCGCATAACGGCTACTTGGAAATGTATTTGAACAGCGGATTGATCGGAGTGAGCCTGCTAATTGCTATGATTATTTCGACGGGCAGTAAGTTGAAGAAGGAACTTTTGTCAGGAAATAGCTTCGGAATAATTAGGTTTTCTTTTTTAGTTGTTGCCGTTCTCTATAACTGGACAGAAGCTATGTTTACAGGTCCGAACCTTTTGTGGATAATCCTGCTTATTGCAGCATTAAACTATCCGCGTCCGCCCATTACCATAAACAGGGCGACGGCTATATGA